One segment of Deinococcus metalli DNA contains the following:
- a CDS encoding CarD family transcriptional regulator, whose amino-acid sequence MTQPAFQPGDRVVLPPYGIGVVQGTCQRPVGGQEQAYYQVDFANTSSRAYVPVAAPTGAGLRAALTVRDMPALLDTLKSSTLNLPRQWAARHRRVAEILASGDPFELAILTCELRRWNVQRGLPDLDRQALRRAIRLLEQEVSGLLDGEAERVQQLLVTAWNESPQE is encoded by the coding sequence ATGACCCAGCCTGCGTTTCAGCCCGGAGACCGCGTCGTGCTTCCCCCCTATGGCATCGGGGTGGTGCAGGGCACGTGCCAGCGCCCGGTGGGCGGCCAGGAACAGGCGTACTACCAGGTGGACTTCGCCAACACCAGCAGCCGCGCGTACGTTCCAGTCGCCGCGCCCACTGGCGCGGGTCTGCGCGCCGCGCTGACGGTGCGGGACATGCCCGCCCTGCTGGATACCCTGAAGTCCAGCACCCTGAACCTGCCGCGCCAGTGGGCAGCCCGCCACCGCCGCGTGGCCGAGATCCTGGCGAGTGGCGACCCCTTCGAACTGGCTATCCTGACGTGCGAACTGCGGCGCTGGAACGTGCAGCGCGGCCTGCCGGACCTCGACCGTCAGGCGCTGCGGCGGGCGATCCGGCTGCTGGAGCAGGAAGTCAGCGGCTTGCTGGACGGCGAGGCCGAGCGCGTGCAGCAGCTTCTGGTCACGGCCTGGAACGAATCGCCGCAGGAATAG
- a CDS encoding ABC transporter permease produces the protein MRTGRRWGTLVWPALLVVALVPGVLGALLRPLHLGDVPAAFSPPLWQLTLTHLGLVLLSTVIVVALGLPIAVAVTRPHREALRGLAETLVGLGQTVPTFAILALAVPALGFGWKPTLLGLIVYGLVPVVSNAVAGLQAVDPGTLDAARGMGMTGAQRLSRVELPLALPVILAGVRTSTVYNVGTATVGAALGAGGLGGPIIDGLSQQNTALVLVGALLAGLLALSLDALLGLIAPPARTGTPV, from the coding sequence GTGAGGACCGGGCGCCGCTGGGGCACGCTGGTGTGGCCGGCCCTGCTGGTCGTGGCGCTGGTGCCGGGGGTGCTGGGCGCGCTGCTGCGGCCCCTGCACCTGGGCGACGTGCCCGCCGCGTTCTCGCCGCCGCTGTGGCAGCTCACCCTGACGCACCTGGGACTGGTGCTGCTCTCCACGGTGATCGTGGTCGCGCTGGGTCTGCCGATTGCGGTGGCGGTGACCCGCCCTCACCGCGAGGCGCTGCGCGGCCTGGCCGAGACGCTGGTGGGCCTGGGCCAGACGGTCCCGACGTTTGCGATCCTGGCGCTGGCCGTGCCCGCCCTGGGCTTCGGCTGGAAGCCCACCCTGCTCGGCCTGATCGTGTACGGCCTGGTACCGGTCGTGAGCAATGCGGTGGCCGGATTGCAGGCGGTCGATCCGGGCACGCTGGACGCGGCGCGCGGCATGGGCATGACCGGGGCGCAGCGCCTGTCCCGCGTCGAGCTTCCCCTGGCGCTGCCGGTCATCCTGGCGGGCGTACGCACCAGCACCGTCTATAACGTCGGTACGGCCACGGTGGGCGCCGCGCTCGGCGCCGGCGGCCTGGGTGGGCCGATCATCGACGGTCTGTCGCAGCAGAACACCGCGCTGGTGCTGGTCGGCGCGCTGCTCGCCGGGTTGCTGGCCCTCAGCCTGGACGCCCTGCTGGGCCTGATCGCGCCGCCTGCCCGCACCGGTACCCCCGTCTGA